Proteins from a single region of Juglans microcarpa x Juglans regia isolate MS1-56 chromosome 5S, Jm3101_v1.0, whole genome shotgun sequence:
- the LOC121268185 gene encoding thioredoxin-like protein CXXS1, translating into MAGLGEEQHTKSRVVKVDSLESWDMYVTQATNKGCPIVVHFTAAWCMPSVAMNPFFEEVASSYPDVLFLTVDVDEVKEVATKLEIKAMPTFWLMRDGAPLDKLVGANPEEVRKRIDSLVQSICVDVA; encoded by the exons atggcCGGCCTAGGCGAAGAGCAGCATACCAAGTCCAGGGTTGTGAAGGTTGACTCTTTGGAGTCGTGGGATATGTATGTTACCCAAGCCACCAATAAAGGGTGCCCT ATTGTTGTACATTTCACTGCTGCATGGTGCATGCCTTCAGTGGCTATGAACCCCTTTTTTGAGGAAGTGGCTTCAAGCTACCCTGATGTTCTGTTTCTCACAGTTGATGTTGATGAGGTTAAG GAGGTGGCGACTAAATTGGAGATAAAGGCGATGCCCACATTTTGGCTAATGAGGGACGGTGCTCCACTCGACAAACTTGTTGGTGCCAATCCAGAGGAGGTAAGGAAAAGGATAGATAGTCTTGTGCAGTCCATTTGTGTTGATGTAGCATAG